One Perognathus longimembris pacificus isolate PPM17 chromosome 2, ASM2315922v1, whole genome shotgun sequence DNA segment encodes these proteins:
- the LOC125346835 gene encoding LOW QUALITY PROTEIN: UDP-N-acetylglucosamine transporter-like (The sequence of the model RefSeq protein was modified relative to this genomic sequence to represent the inferred CDS: deleted 2 bases in 2 codons), whose product METLKLAIPSGIYTLQNNLLYVALSNLDAATYQVTYQLKILTTALFSVSMLSKKLGVYQWLSLVILTTGVAFVQWPSDSQELDSKELSAGSQFVGLIAVLTACFSSGFAGVYFEKILKETKQSVWIRNIQLGFLGSIFGLMGVYVYEGELVSKNGFFQGYNRLTWIVVILQALGGLVIAAVIKYVDNILKGFATSLPIILSTLISYFWLQDFVPTSVFFLGAILVITATFLYGYDPKPAGNSTKV is encoded by the exons ATGGAAACACTTAAACTTGCTATTCCATCAGGGATATATACTCTCCAGAATAATTTGCTGTATGTGGCACTGTCAAATCTAGATGCAGCTACTTATCAGGTTACATATCAGTTGAAAATTCTTACAACAGCATTATTTTCTGTGTCTATGCTTAGTAAAAAACTAGGTGTGTACCAGTGGCTCTCCTTGGTGATTTTGACAACTGGAGTTGCTTTTGTACAGTGGCCTTCAGATTCTCAAGAGCTTGATTCTAAGGAACTTTCAGCTGGCTCTCAGTTTGTAGGCCTAATAGCAGTTCTCACAGCTTGTTTTTCAAGTGGCTTTGctggagtttattttgagaaaatcttaaaagaaacaaaacaatctgTATGGATAAGAAACATTCAGCTTGGTTTCTTAGGGAGCATATTTGGATTAATGGGTGTGTATGTTTATGAGGGAGAATTGGTATCAAAGAATGGA TTTTTTCAGGGGTATAACCGGCTGACATGGATAGTTGTCATTCTTCAGGCACTTGGGGGCCTTGTAATAGCTGCTGTTATTAAGTATGtggataatattttaaaaggattTGCAACTTCTCTACCCATAATATTATCAACACTGATATCCTAT TTTTGGCTACAAGATTTTGTGCCAACCAGTGTCTTTTTCCTTGGAGccatccttgtgataacagctaCCTTCTTGTATGGTTATGACCCCAAGCCTGCAGGAAATTCCACAAAAGTGTAG